Proteins encoded by one window of Winogradskyella sp. PG-2:
- a CDS encoding sulfatase-like hydrolase/transferase, with protein sequence MIAIGSGLYPLLYRYSRNFSLVNSVSHLLFFLTVFIAIPIIVFNISHWLLKKLKLDRFSLGVLALFNVFLFLFFIKTIHYFGLHPKKTVLVIVLAILFSVFLKKHLKKIVILQYILAFIGILNLGYIIYETFKISDTWQQQPDTIVEANFKKKPNVYFIEPDGYVNFSEIDKGYYNFDNSSFKSFLDENKFTTYPNFRSNYSTTLSSNSSVFMMKHHFYNNKVTSFEMFNARDMIVSENPILNIFKNNGYKTYFLTETRYLLFNRPQMGFDYCNIDYADIPYLNIGITEPQAINAELKTAIDRQTNAPKFFFLQILKPWHIGVRASKTSNKEIEKQKWLESLDEANRKLTEVIKVIKQKDPDALILIMSDHGGFVGMDYGDQSEEKSQDRDFIYSIFSSQLAIHWPHNEKPMFNDKFKSSVNTFRLLFSYLSEDETFLKNLQPDESYMVLRKGTEPGVYKYIGQNGEITFEKYLEN encoded by the coding sequence TATCACATTTATTGTTTTTTCTTACCGTTTTTATCGCTATACCCATCATTGTATTTAATATAAGTCATTGGTTGCTAAAGAAGTTAAAATTAGATAGATTCAGTCTAGGTGTTTTAGCATTATTTAATGTGTTTTTGTTTTTATTTTTTATAAAAACAATTCATTATTTTGGGTTACATCCGAAGAAAACAGTGCTAGTGATTGTACTAGCTATTCTATTTTCAGTTTTTTTAAAAAAGCATTTAAAAAAAATAGTAATTCTTCAATATATATTAGCATTCATAGGTATATTAAATTTAGGATATATTATATATGAGACTTTTAAAATTTCGGATACTTGGCAGCAGCAGCCAGATACTATTGTTGAAGCTAATTTTAAGAAAAAACCTAACGTTTATTTTATTGAACCAGATGGATATGTTAATTTCTCTGAGATAGATAAAGGCTATTACAATTTCGATAACTCAAGTTTTAAATCGTTCTTAGATGAAAATAAGTTTACAACCTATCCCAATTTTAGAAGTAATTATTCAACAACCTTATCATCGAATTCATCTGTATTTATGATGAAGCATCATTTTTATAATAATAAGGTGACTTCATTTGAAATGTTTAATGCTCGAGATATGATTGTCTCCGAAAATCCTATTTTGAATATTTTTAAGAACAATGGTTATAAAACTTACTTTTTAACAGAGACTCGTTATTTACTATTTAATAGACCTCAAATGGGTTTTGATTATTGTAATATAGATTATGCAGATATTCCGTATTTAAATATTGGGATTACTGAACCTCAAGCTATTAATGCTGAATTAAAGACAGCAATAGATAGGCAGACTAATGCACCTAAGTTTTTCTTTTTGCAAATTTTGAAACCATGGCATATTGGTGTGAGAGCATCTAAAACGAGCAACAAAGAAATCGAAAAACAAAAATGGTTAGAAAGCCTTGATGAAGCTAATAGAAAACTAACAGAAGTAATTAAGGTCATTAAACAGAAAGATCCAGATGCACTTATATTGATAATGTCTGACCATGGAGGTTTTGTAGGTATGGATTATGGTGATCAAAGTGAAGAAAAATCGCAAGACAGGGATTTTATATATTCTATATTTAGTAGTCAACTTGCAATTCATTGGCCTCATAATGAAAAGCCAATGTTTAATGATAAATTTAAATCTTCTGTCAATACTTTCCGATTATTATTTTCTTACTTGTCTGAAGATGAAACCTTTTTAAAAAACCTACAGCCTGATGAAAGTTATATGGTATTAAGAAAAGGTACAGAACCTGGGGTATATAAGTATATAGGCCAAAATGGTGAAATTACTTTTGAAAAGTATTTAGAAAATTAA
- a CDS encoding glycosyltransferase family 2 protein produces the protein MNFNLELSIVMPCLNEAETIAICITKAKRFLIENKINGEVVIADNGSIDDSIAIAKSHNARVINIKQKGYGSALKAGIDEAKGKYIIMGDADDSYDFTNLMPYLKELRNGHDLVMGNRFKGGLEKGAMPFLHKYLGNPVLSFIGRLFFKVNIGDFHCGLRGFSKAAYNKMNLKTTGMEFASEMVVKSKLINLSITEVPTKLHKDGRTRPPHLNTWRDGWRHLRFLMLYAPNWLFLYPGILLALLGLILSILLVINPIEFENFTLDVHTLLYTSAFLLVGFQFIIFYGLTKIFAVENELLPKSNRYNKLFKFINLEKGLIIGFIILFLGLFLSYKGLSTWKASNFGDLNTNTTLRLIIPAITAIQLGVQTILFSLFFSVLGLKQKN, from the coding sequence GTGAACTTTAATCTGGAACTTTCTATAGTAATGCCGTGCTTAAATGAAGCAGAAACTATAGCAATTTGTATTACAAAAGCAAAGCGGTTTTTAATAGAAAATAAAATTAATGGAGAAGTTGTTATTGCAGATAATGGAAGTATAGATGACTCAATTGCTATAGCTAAATCTCATAATGCGAGAGTAATTAATATTAAACAAAAAGGATACGGCAGTGCACTCAAAGCGGGAATTGATGAAGCAAAAGGTAAATACATTATCATGGGAGATGCCGATGATAGTTACGATTTCACTAACCTCATGCCATATCTTAAAGAATTAAGAAATGGACATGACTTAGTGATGGGAAATCGTTTTAAAGGTGGTTTAGAAAAAGGTGCTATGCCATTTCTGCATAAATATTTAGGGAATCCTGTATTATCATTTATTGGGCGATTATTTTTTAAAGTTAATATTGGTGATTTTCACTGTGGATTAAGAGGGTTCTCTAAAGCAGCATATAATAAAATGAATCTAAAAACTACAGGAATGGAGTTTGCATCAGAAATGGTTGTAAAGTCTAAGCTGATTAATTTATCTATAACTGAAGTACCTACTAAATTACATAAAGACGGTAGAACAAGACCTCCACACCTTAATACATGGAGGGATGGCTGGAGACATTTACGTTTTTTAATGCTTTATGCACCAAATTGGCTATTTCTTTATCCTGGAATTTTACTAGCTCTTTTAGGGCTTATACTTTCTATATTACTTGTAATAAATCCAATTGAATTTGAAAATTTCACCCTAGATGTGCACACTCTTTTATATACTTCTGCATTCTTACTAGTAGGTTTTCAGTTTATTATTTTTTATGGATTAACAAAAATATTTGCAGTCGAAAATGAATTACTACCTAAATCTAATCGTTATAATAAACTCTTTAAATTTATAAATCTTGAAAAAGGGTTAATCATAGGTTTTATAATACTTTTTTTAGGCTTGTTCTTAAGTTACAAAGGGCTTTCAACTTGGAAAGCAAGCAACTTTGGAGATTTAAATACAAATACTACATTAAGATTAATTATACCTGCAATAACTGCTATTCAGCTTGGAGTTCAAACAATTTTATTTAGCTTATTTTTCAGTGTGCTTGGATTAAAACAGAAAAATTAA
- a CDS encoding GNAT family N-acetyltransferase, with translation MSDFNIKPYNSSDKIIWDDFASKSNQDTFLFQRDFIDYHSERFQDFSLMIYKGDKLIALLPANVKDKILYSHQGLSYGGLIIWSQTRFNDYVNIVQAVLKYIDSKSIEQFFIKALPSIYNELISEEWNYIANSLDVKIETTDSYFIIDNSKDYAPNRNRRRALKNAESQSIEIVDDDIDFFWEYILSKNLKNKFGIKPVHTIEEIKLLINRFPNNIKFYATKINDTLTAGVVLFETKHVAHFQYSSGNEECSETGSLDVLFHHIIEKYQNKKYISFGSSSTDKSLKVSKGLMYWKESFGARLITQNTYAINPCNRDNLKAIFND, from the coding sequence ATGTCAGATTTTAATATCAAACCATACAATTCATCAGATAAAATTATTTGGGATGACTTTGCTTCAAAAAGTAATCAAGATACTTTTTTGTTTCAACGCGATTTTATAGATTATCATAGCGAAAGATTTCAAGATTTTTCTTTAATGATTTATAAAGGAGATAAGCTTATCGCATTATTACCAGCGAATGTAAAGGATAAGATTTTATATTCTCATCAAGGATTGAGTTATGGTGGTCTAATTATATGGTCACAAACTAGGTTTAATGATTATGTAAATATTGTACAAGCCGTTCTAAAATATATAGATAGCAAGTCTATCGAACAGTTTTTTATTAAAGCTTTACCTTCTATATATAATGAGCTTATAAGTGAAGAGTGGAACTACATTGCAAACAGTTTAGATGTTAAAATAGAAACTACAGACAGCTATTTTATAATAGATAATTCAAAAGACTATGCGCCAAATAGAAATAGAAGGAGAGCTTTAAAAAATGCTGAATCACAATCAATTGAAATTGTTGATGATGACATTGATTTTTTTTGGGAATATATACTATCCAAAAACCTAAAAAATAAATTTGGCATTAAACCAGTTCATACTATTGAAGAAATAAAACTTTTAATAAACCGTTTTCCTAATAACATTAAGTTTTATGCAACAAAAATCAATGACACTTTAACAGCTGGAGTTGTACTGTTTGAAACAAAGCATGTGGCACATTTTCAATATAGTTCTGGAAATGAAGAGTGTTCTGAAACAGGTTCTTTAGATGTTTTGTTTCATCATATTATTGAAAAATACCAAAACAAAAAATATATTAGTTTTGGAAGCTCTTCCACTGATAAAAGCTTAAAAGTTAGTAAAGGATTAATGTATTGGAAAGAGAGTTTTGGAGCTAGATTAATTACACAAAACACTTATGCTATTAATCCATGTAACCGTGATAATTTAAAAGCAATTTTTAATGATTAA
- a CDS encoding DegT/DnrJ/EryC1/StrS family aminotransferase, translated as MIKFLDLHKINQRFQDEFQIIFSKSLEDSYFILGKNVTRFENEFADYCGAKHCVGTANGLDALTLILKGYIQLGKLEKGDKVIVPANTFIATILSVIHAELVPVLVEPNPVTYNLSSESVIEQLQDDVKAIVMVHLYGQIADVEGLNQIAKEHNLLLLEDAAQAHGAVANYKNSKTGNLSHAAAFSFYPSKNLGALGDGGAVTTNDSDLFEVIKLLRNYGSKEKYQNEIIGYNSRLDDLQAAFLSVKLKTLDTDNQRRRVIANAYLNKIVNARIKLPFYNGSKNHVFYAFVIEVEDREDFIQFLNKHNIQFLIHYPIPPHQQNALSSLSVLSLPKTERIHKRIISLPISPVMADSEVQTVINVLNTY; from the coding sequence ATGATTAAGTTTTTAGATCTACATAAAATCAATCAACGGTTTCAAGACGAATTTCAAATTATATTTAGTAAGTCTCTAGAGGATTCATATTTTATTTTAGGTAAAAACGTTACAAGATTTGAAAATGAATTTGCTGACTATTGCGGAGCCAAACATTGTGTAGGTACCGCAAATGGATTAGATGCGCTAACGTTGATTCTAAAAGGCTACATTCAACTAGGGAAATTAGAAAAAGGAGATAAAGTTATTGTGCCTGCAAATACATTTATTGCTACAATTTTATCTGTGATACACGCTGAGTTAGTTCCTGTTTTAGTTGAGCCTAATCCAGTTACTTATAATTTATCTTCAGAAAGTGTTATAGAACAACTTCAAGATGATGTAAAAGCAATTGTTATGGTGCATTTATATGGGCAAATAGCAGATGTTGAAGGCCTCAATCAAATTGCAAAAGAACATAATTTACTCTTATTAGAAGATGCAGCTCAGGCACATGGAGCCGTTGCTAATTATAAAAATAGTAAAACAGGTAATCTTTCTCATGCTGCAGCATTTAGCTTTTATCCCAGTAAAAATTTAGGCGCATTGGGTGATGGTGGTGCTGTGACTACAAATGATTCAGATTTATTTGAAGTTATTAAATTACTCCGTAATTATGGAAGTAAAGAAAAATATCAAAATGAAATTATTGGTTATAACAGTAGGTTAGATGATCTTCAAGCTGCTTTTTTGAGTGTAAAATTGAAAACCCTAGATACAGATAACCAAAGGCGAAGAGTCATTGCTAATGCGTATTTAAATAAAATTGTAAACGCAAGAATTAAACTGCCATTTTATAACGGTTCTAAAAATCATGTGTTTTATGCTTTTGTAATTGAAGTTGAAGATCGTGAAGATTTTATTCAATTTTTAAATAAGCATAATATTCAATTTTTAATTCATTATCCAATTCCTCCACATCAGCAAAACGCATTGTCTAGTTTGTCGGTTTTAAGTTTACCAAAAACGGAGAGAATACACAAAAGAATTATAAGTTTACCTATTAGTCCAGTAATGGCAGATAGTGAAGTGCAAACCGTTATAAACGTTTTAAATACCTACTAA
- a CDS encoding O-antigen translocase has product MKKFFNYINNEVLVKAASLNTANISVKIIAGILISKFIAVHIGPQGMALIGNLRNFVSSVQSVAISGLYKGVVKYISQCKANVDELTKTLSTVFYFGFFSSLFLAFLCYYNAEFINDFIFSTNYNYAYIIETLALVLPFYALNMFAFSIMNGFAKYKILLIINITGQILGLLVTLLLIWQENIDGALIAVVITPALNLLITLVGIVFRQNLMSSLKITDISISILNKLSPYMIMALVSAIALPIVMIIIRNYLISEIGIKEAGYWTAMTRVSDYYLMFINSLMVLYILPRFAEINSRKEFRKEVFNFYKTVMPVFAIILIIIYLSRSILINILFTEDFRPVEDLFGYQILGDFMRVLSMVIAYQFLAKKMFAHFIILEVFLLLIMYFSSIYLIDVFGLKGAVMGHCLSYVMHFGIIVLIFGSSLFGVLGGEGMDDY; this is encoded by the coding sequence TTGAAAAAGTTTTTTAACTATATAAATAATGAGGTTCTGGTAAAAGCTGCGAGTCTGAATACTGCTAATATTAGTGTTAAGATTATTGCAGGAATTTTGATTTCTAAATTCATAGCGGTACATATTGGTCCACAAGGTATGGCACTGATTGGTAACCTAAGAAATTTTGTAAGTTCAGTACAATCGGTTGCTATTTCTGGACTCTATAAAGGTGTTGTAAAATATATAAGTCAATGTAAAGCTAATGTTGATGAGCTTACTAAAACATTGTCCACGGTATTTTATTTTGGTTTTTTCTCATCTTTATTTTTAGCTTTTTTATGCTATTACAATGCTGAGTTTATTAATGATTTTATTTTCTCTACCAACTATAATTATGCCTATATTATTGAGACTTTGGCACTAGTATTACCATTCTATGCCTTAAATATGTTTGCCTTTTCTATAATGAATGGGTTTGCTAAGTATAAAATTCTGTTGATTATAAATATTACCGGACAGATTTTAGGGCTTTTGGTGACTTTACTTTTGATATGGCAAGAGAACATTGATGGTGCTCTAATAGCTGTAGTTATTACTCCAGCGCTTAATTTATTAATTACATTAGTTGGTATTGTTTTTAGACAGAATTTAATGTCTTCACTTAAGATTACTGATATAAGCATTTCTATATTAAATAAATTGAGTCCTTATATGATTATGGCCTTAGTTTCCGCAATTGCTTTACCAATTGTAATGATAATCATTAGAAATTACCTTATTTCTGAAATAGGTATTAAAGAGGCTGGCTATTGGACGGCTATGACTAGAGTTTCTGATTATTATTTAATGTTTATCAACTCTTTAATGGTACTATATATATTACCGCGGTTTGCGGAAATCAATTCAAGGAAAGAGTTTAGAAAAGAAGTTTTTAACTTTTATAAAACTGTAATGCCAGTTTTTGCAATAATTTTAATTATTATTTATCTAAGTAGGTCTATATTGATTAATATATTATTTACTGAAGATTTTAGACCAGTTGAAGATTTGTTTGGCTACCAAATTTTAGGCGATTTTATGCGAGTTCTATCTATGGTTATTGCTTATCAGTTTTTAGCAAAAAAGATGTTTGCGCACTTTATAATTTTAGAAGTCTTCCTTTTATTAATTATGTACTTTTCTAGTATTTATCTTATTGATGTTTTTGGACTTAAAGGTGCAGTAATGGGACATTGTTTAAGTTATGTCATGCACTTTGGAATAATAGTACTAATTTTTGGAAGTTCTTTATTTGGAGTTCTTGGAGGAGAAGGTATGGATGATTATTAA
- a CDS encoding O-antigen translocase, protein MKLPKFISNNLVLKITSVNAVVIAIRLIVSVFIQRILALTVGEAGIANIGQVRNLIAMLSSTTTLGAFSGVVKYVAEFKENRPEISRLFSTATLFLLIGSLLSAAILFFTAEFLSSYIFNSSDYVYVFHLLAVVVPFIGLGRLINGVVSGLSDYKKYAKIELIGYLLVTGLLVFGLYTNELKGVILAIALAPIIQLLVLIFVFGKTLKTYVKLNSIKLNLSYKNQLLAFTLMSFVSAFLINFVELDIRTVITDEININEAGYWTAITFISKNYMVFATGMFTLYVLPKFSSIKTKEEFKQEVLHIYKSILPVFGLGMLLVFLLRNLIIEIVYPEFKGMEPLFKWQLLGDFIRLAALVLSYQFLAKRMVKSFVITELISLALFYIFTTVFIKMYGTEGVVIAHFVRYILYFIVVVFFVQYNFKSLKS, encoded by the coding sequence GTGAAACTTCCAAAATTTATAAGTAATAACCTCGTATTAAAAATCACTTCTGTTAATGCTGTAGTTATTGCAATTAGACTAATTGTTTCTGTTTTTATTCAGCGTATTTTGGCGCTTACAGTTGGTGAAGCAGGTATTGCAAATATTGGCCAAGTTCGTAATTTAATTGCAATGTTATCGAGTACTACAACGCTTGGTGCGTTTAGTGGTGTTGTGAAATATGTTGCTGAATTTAAAGAGAATAGACCTGAAATTTCTAGACTTTTTTCTACTGCAACTTTATTTCTTTTAATAGGCTCACTTTTATCAGCTGCAATATTATTTTTTACTGCAGAATTTCTGTCTTCTTATATTTTTAATTCTAGTGATTATGTTTATGTATTTCATTTGTTAGCAGTAGTTGTTCCTTTTATTGGATTAGGAAGGCTTATAAATGGCGTTGTAAGTGGTCTGTCAGATTATAAAAAATATGCTAAAATTGAACTTATAGGTTACCTACTAGTTACAGGCTTGCTTGTATTTGGTTTATATACTAATGAATTAAAAGGTGTAATTCTTGCTATAGCCTTAGCACCAATTATTCAGTTATTAGTTTTAATTTTTGTATTTGGTAAAACTTTAAAGACCTATGTTAAACTTAATTCAATAAAACTTAATCTCAGTTATAAAAATCAATTATTGGCATTTACATTAATGTCTTTTGTTTCTGCTTTTTTAATCAATTTTGTAGAGTTAGATATTAGAACCGTTATTACAGATGAAATTAATATTAACGAAGCTGGTTACTGGACTGCGATTACATTTATATCTAAAAATTATATGGTGTTTGCTACAGGTATGTTCACATTATATGTATTGCCAAAATTTTCGAGTATTAAAACCAAAGAGGAATTTAAACAAGAAGTTTTACATATTTATAAATCTATTTTGCCAGTTTTTGGTTTAGGCATGTTATTAGTTTTTCTTTTAAGGAATTTAATTATCGAAATTGTTTATCCAGAATTTAAAGGCATGGAACCACTCTTTAAATGGCAGTTACTTGGTGATTTTATTAGATTGGCTGCTTTGGTTTTATCATATCAATTTTTAGCAAAACGGATGGTGAAGAGTTTTGTAATTACTGAGCTCATCTCTTTGGCTTTATTTTATATTTTTACTACTGTTTTTATAAAGATGTATGGTACCGAAGGTGTTGTTATCGCTCACTTTGTAAGATATATTCTTTACTTTATTGTTGTTGTCTTTTTTGTACAGTATAATTTTAAAAGCTTAAAAAGCTAA
- a CDS encoding glycosyltransferase translates to MFLVSAGLDYPSVSYAYDKKFRYDILTPYFENKGSKKDFSPALSYLSNEHIKLHQHIFKTIEGVIANDLDYHIPLENHPKYLGMIPHAINLSELPYQTSNIEGKIVIFHGINTYNYYKKGNDIFELALNIIADKYADKIEIITAKNLPYKDYITSFDKAHILLDQIYAYDQGFNALEAMAKGKVVFTGAEKEWLDYFKLKEDSVAINALPNAKYIALKLETLITNPEKITEISINARKFVEQHHDHINCAKNYLKLWNSKSS, encoded by the coding sequence ATGTTTTTAGTCTCAGCAGGATTAGACTATCCAAGTGTTTCTTATGCCTATGACAAAAAATTTAGGTATGATATTTTAACACCTTACTTTGAAAATAAAGGCTCTAAAAAAGACTTCTCACCTGCTTTGAGCTATTTATCTAATGAGCATATAAAATTGCACCAGCATATATTTAAAACTATTGAAGGTGTTATTGCCAATGATTTAGATTACCACATTCCGTTAGAAAATCATCCGAAATATTTAGGTATGATTCCTCACGCTATTAATCTTAGTGAACTTCCTTATCAAACCTCAAATATTGAAGGCAAAATTGTTATTTTTCATGGTATTAACACCTATAACTATTATAAGAAAGGTAATGATATTTTTGAATTAGCTTTAAATATTATTGCAGACAAATATGCAGACAAAATTGAAATCATTACTGCTAAAAACCTACCATATAAAGACTACATAACTAGTTTTGACAAAGCTCATATACTATTAGATCAGATCTATGCTTACGATCAAGGTTTTAATGCGTTAGAAGCTATGGCAAAAGGTAAGGTAGTGTTTACTGGCGCAGAAAAAGAATGGTTAGATTATTTTAAATTAAAAGAAGATTCAGTAGCAATAAATGCATTACCTAATGCAAAATACATCGCATTAAAGCTTGAAACTTTAATTACTAATCCTGAAAAAATTACTGAAATTTCGATTAATGCAAGAAAATTTGTAGAGCAACACCACGATCATATCAATTGTGCAAAAAACTATTTAAAATTATGGAACTCTAAATCATCTTAG
- a CDS encoding glycosyltransferase, with protein sequence MQSKHKKRICIVSRSLSEGGADRVAAMQSIFLSDLGYQVFIVTILDGIAYPYRGELLNLGKIKKRNDTIIGRFKRLLLFKNYLKSNKIDIIIDHRVRSKPFSEYIISGFIYPKKVIYMVHNYAIDLYFPPFKWLTKLFYKNSKSIVSVSKGIDTLVKKTYDFNNQTTIYNPIDFNYINDLKNDEISESSSFIFWYGRFEEEQKNMSLLVDAYQKSELPRKNIKLILMGNGKDKEMIKSKISSFDNNHMIDIIPFSTNPFAYINASKFTVLSSRFEGFPMTVLESLACGIPVVSVQYQNYQDGVIVNNINGLLVENDNPEILAEAFNRFINDEKLYLSCKANAKQSVMTFAVDNIAEQWKDLIEA encoded by the coding sequence ATGCAAAGTAAACATAAAAAAAGAATCTGTATTGTATCTCGATCATTAAGTGAGGGAGGCGCAGATAGAGTTGCTGCAATGCAATCGATTTTTTTAAGTGATTTAGGTTATCAGGTTTTTATTGTAACTATTCTAGATGGTATTGCTTACCCTTACAGAGGTGAATTGTTAAACTTAGGTAAAATTAAAAAGCGAAATGATACCATTATTGGACGTTTTAAGCGTTTATTGTTATTTAAGAATTATTTAAAATCTAATAAAATAGATATTATCATAGATCATCGTGTGAGATCTAAACCATTTTCAGAATATATAATCTCAGGTTTCATATATCCCAAAAAGGTAATTTACATGGTACATAATTATGCCATCGACTTATACTTTCCACCTTTTAAATGGCTGACTAAACTGTTTTATAAAAATTCTAAAAGTATTGTATCCGTTTCAAAAGGTATTGATACTTTAGTGAAGAAAACTTATGATTTTAATAACCAAACAACGATTTATAATCCAATAGACTTTAACTACATTAATGATCTAAAAAATGATGAAATTAGTGAATCTTCATCGTTTATATTTTGGTATGGTCGTTTTGAGGAAGAACAAAAAAATATGTCTTTGTTAGTAGATGCGTATCAAAAATCTGAATTACCAAGAAAGAATATAAAACTCATTCTCATGGGTAATGGAAAAGATAAAGAGATGATAAAATCCAAGATATCAAGTTTCGATAATAATCATATGATAGATATTATTCCATTTTCAACAAATCCTTTTGCCTATATTAATGCATCAAAATTTACAGTGTTATCGAGCCGATTTGAAGGTTTTCCAATGACGGTTTTAGAGTCTTTAGCTTGTGGAATTCCTGTTGTAAGTGTACAATATCAAAATTATCAAGATGGTGTAATTGTTAATAATATTAATGGTTTACTAGTAGAGAATGACAATCCCGAAATACTTGCTGAGGCATTTAATCGTTTTATTAATGACGAAAAATTATATCTTAGCTGTAAAGCTAATGCAAAGCAAAGTGTAATGACCTTTGCGGTAGATAATATTGCTGAACAATGGAAAGATTTAATTGAAGCATAA
- a CDS encoding sugar 3,4-ketoisomerase, whose product MKTNIEDVSVIEIPRVHDERGLLAVIENDIIPFEIKRVYYLYDVPSDAFRGGHAHKKLQQLIIPLSGSFDVLIKDGENEQTINLNKPHKGLLIVPGIWREIDNFSSGCVCLVLASSVYDESDYIRDFNDFLIFKES is encoded by the coding sequence ATGAAAACAAATATTGAAGATGTTTCAGTAATTGAAATTCCTAGGGTACATGATGAACGTGGACTTTTAGCCGTAATTGAGAATGATATAATTCCTTTTGAGATTAAAAGGGTTTATTATTTGTACGATGTGCCTAGTGATGCTTTTAGAGGCGGACATGCACACAAGAAATTGCAACAATTAATCATTCCACTTTCTGGAAGTTTTGATGTCCTTATTAAGGATGGTGAAAATGAACAGACCATTAATTTAAATAAACCTCATAAAGGTTTACTAATAGTACCAGGAATATGGCGTGAGATTGATAATTTTTCTTCTGGTTGTGTTTGTTTGGTTTTAGCGTCTTCGGTTTATGATGAATCTGACTACATAAGAGATTTTAATGATTTTTTAATTTTTAAAGAGTCTTAA
- a CDS encoding glycosyltransferase family 2 protein: MPFFSVIIPLYNKAEYISECLKSALNQTFKDYEIVIVNDGSTDNSVSIVETFSSEKIKLFHQDNQGASKARNNGSSFAKGTYIAFLDADDIWKPKHLESLKECIDFSPNAGIYATNYHIKHSEHAILPAKLDIDISQSKPLVVEDFFKASLQNTLVWTSAAAIKKDKFIDYDMFNPIYLSSQDLDLWIRVALKEVIVFHPESTMIYDNSIEGSLGKYEDNEARFILFNSFSKFEINNTYLKKYLDIKRYGLALRTKINGESQISKKTIKTIDFKNLNFKQKMLLSTPSVLLQLLNKIRPYLIKNPLYLRLFKN; the protein is encoded by the coding sequence ATGCCTTTTTTCTCAGTCATAATTCCATTATATAACAAAGCAGAATATATTTCTGAATGTTTAAAAAGTGCATTAAACCAAACTTTTAAAGATTACGAAATAGTTATAGTAAATGATGGCTCAACAGACAATAGTGTATCAATAGTTGAAACCTTTTCTTCAGAGAAAATAAAATTATTTCATCAAGATAACCAAGGTGCAAGTAAAGCTAGAAACAATGGATCATCCTTTGCAAAAGGTACTTACATAGCTTTCTTAGATGCAGATGATATATGGAAACCTAAGCACTTAGAAAGTTTAAAAGAGTGTATCGATTTTTCACCAAATGCAGGTATCTATGCAACTAATTACCATATTAAACACAGTGAACACGCTATTTTACCTGCAAAACTAGATATTGACATATCCCAGTCAAAACCTCTAGTTGTAGAAGATTTTTTTAAAGCTAGCTTACAAAACACTTTAGTTTGGACTTCAGCAGCCGCAATTAAAAAAGATAAATTTATAGACTACGACATGTTTAACCCTATTTATTTAAGCAGTCAAGACTTAGATTTATGGATTAGAGTTGCTTTAAAAGAAGTCATTGTGTTTCATCCAGAATCGACTATGATTTATGATAATTCAATTGAGGGAAGTTTAGGTAAATATGAAGATAATGAAGCAAGATTTATACTTTTCAATTCGTTCTCTAAATTTGAAATAAACAATACTTACCTAAAAAAATATTTAGATATTAAACGTTATGGTTTGGCTTTAAGAACAAAAATTAATGGTGAATCACAAATTTCTAAAAAGACGATTAAAACTATAGATTTTAAAAACTTGAATTTTAAGCAGAAGATGCTGTTAAGCACACCATCAGTTCTTTTACAATTACTTAATAAAATAAGGCCTTACCTTATCAAAAATCCATTGTATTTAAGACTCTTTAAAAATTAA